The nucleotide sequence AAATCTCTTTCATATCCCTGCTTGCTCAGTCTCAGCTCATCGCgctacaattaaattttatgaaatatttacatgatACGGTATATCATTCAAAAACATGCTTAATGAGAAAACAATACCAAATTCAAAATCTCTTCCTCGGCAATAGCATTCTCTTTTTCCAAGAATTGCTTGAGGGTTTGTTGGAAGCGCTGCATCAAGGGATGCGAAGACTCGAGAACAGCTGGCATCGCACCCATCGGACGCTTGTTGCGCCATCTGTTAACGATTTATANNNNNNNNNNNNNNNNNNNNNNNNNNNNNNNNNNNNNNNNNNNNNNNNNNNNNNNNNNNNNNNNNNNNNNNNNNNNNNNNNNNNNNNNNNNNNNNNNNNNNNNNNNNNNNNNNNNNNNNNNNNNNNNNNNNNNNNNNNNNNNNNNNNNNNNNNNNNNNNNNNNNNNNNNNNNNNNNNNNNNNNNNNNNNNNNNNNNNNNNNNNNNNNNNNNNNNNNNNNNNNNNNNNNNNNNNNNNNNNNNNNNNNNNNNNNNNNNNNNNNNNNNNNNNNNNNNNNNNNNNNNNNNNNNNNNNNNNNNNNNNNNNNNNNNNNNNNNNNNNNNNNNNNNNNNNNNNNNNNNNNNNNNNNNNNNNNNNNNNNNNNNNNNNNNNNNNNNNNNNNNNNNNNNNNNNNNNNNNNNNNNNNNNNNNNNNNNNNNNNNNNNNNNNNNNNNNNNNNNNNNNNNNNNNNNNNNNNNNNNNNNNNNNNNNNNNNNNNNNNNNNNNNNNNNNNNNNNNNNNNNNNNNNNNNNNNNNNNNNNNNNNNNNNNNNNNNNNNNNNNNNNNNNNNNNNNNNNNNNNNNNNNNNNNNNNNNNNNNNNNNNNNNNNNNNNNNNNNNNNNNNNNNNNNNNNNNNNNNNNNNNNNNNNNNNNNNNNNNNNNNNNNNNNNNNNNNNNNNNNNNNNNNNNNNNNNNNNNNNNNNNNNNNNNNNNNNNNNNNNNNNNNNNNNNNNNNNNNNNNNNNNNNNNNNNNNNNNNNNNNNNNNNNNNNNNNNNNNNNNNNNNNNNNNNNNNNNNNNNNNNNNNNNNNNNNNNNNNNNNNNNNNNNNNNNNNNNNNNNNNNNNNNNNNNNNNNNNNNNNNNNNNNNNNNNNNNNNNNNNNNNNNNNNNNNNNNNNNNNNNNNNNNNNNNNNNNNNNNNNNNNNNNNNNNNNNNNNNNNNNNNNNNNNNNNNNNNNNNNNNNNNNNNNNNNNNNNNNNNNNNNNNNNNNNNNNNNNNNNNNNNNNNNNNNNNNNNNNNNNagtatagtattatattgtctCTGATATACATAAACGTACGCGTCAAAAACTTCTCTGCCAGCCTTATTGCACTTGCACTCGTCGACTGGACAGCGGCAGCACCGGCACTCACCGTCTTCGGCAGGCGGGGTCTCACACTGGCACCCCTCGATCTCCTATTGGATATCAATTGATGTATGAccttaataatcatttaaatggATTTGTGAACATATATCGTGGACATTTAGAGCTGATAAATCAAAATCCATGTCTGATATCCCAgtgatttgaatttgaaattcagtacgattaaaaaaatcaaacacttaTTTTAAGTGTAGAATGGaccgttaataaattaaataatgtaaagctaaagttacaattataaacattcTCACAAAGGGAAATTGTTAAACACTACCGCATTGAATGTGAGttctacaaattttaaactaagAAAACTTATTGTAAAACcgtaaagataaatttaaagactATCATACCTGCGGAAATATAAGAGTTTCATTTCTATAGTATACGCATTGCTCGTTATGTTTGACGAGGTCGTGTTCATCCTTTGGGCAGAAACACAGGGGCAGAGACGCCTGGCTCTCAGTAGGACTTTCTGTGCAGGGGCATTTCTTTTCCTCTTCAGCTGACATTATTGAtgaaagattaaaatattatttaatcctccGCACGGTCTAGGAATAATACTTATACAAAATCAAAGGTTTCTATGCAATTGTTATGTTgctaagaaaaagaaaatctttcataaaaaagaaattgcataataaatatttaatatactttcaaTTATTAGCATAGTCataggtattatataataagcagCTTTATTgagaaagtaaaaattaaaacacatacacattaaaatttaaatgcttaaatttcaaacattcgTTTTATCCGCCATAATATAAACCATATCTTTTCTGTGGTATCGGTTTTGTTGCCATGGCAACAATAGtggtaaataaacattgtaacGTGATTATAACTCAATAATTTCCTGTTAGGAGATCTTTCTTATCCCAATaataatggtaaaaaataatcatttattgtagtattcatttaaattgtaccTACAACATTCGTTTTTCAATAATCCACAGATTTTATCCCGCGCAAAACCAGCTAGCGATGGTAAAATGGGTAGGAGCGATTCTGCCAAAAAGCAATTTCCCGAACTGGAAGATTTCCTCATGAAGAGAGATTATAGTGGAGCCATCACAATGCTCGAGgtgtgtattttatgtgttatataatgtactaGAGATCCCcttcggcttcgcccgtggtgcCCGGCAAACATCATATAACACTAACAATCACGTACCTATGcaacagtgaaagaatttatgaaatcagttcagtagttcctgagattagcgtgttgacacataaaaacaaataaacaaactcttcagttttactGTTATGTCattggaaaaaaataacaaagcagCCCAGCTTATTTTTTACCTATTCTTCCTATTTATTTACCCAAATCCCGTTAGGTTAGAAGTAAAAAGTTTAATGATGTTGGATTTTTTAGCTGTATCAGCGAAGTAACTCTTTAGTAACCTGTGGTATCAGTGCACATTTAGGGTTCAGATATAGGTCCgctaatcataatatatatcataatatatttgagtagtagaaacaaaaaataatagtggtataattttcttattgatACCTTAAAACCAGTTTATACAATACACTTTGCACAGTTCCTAGCGCACGAAGGCAACACAGAAGTGTGGGTGCCAGTGTGGATAGCATGGTGCCGCTTCCACCTGGGCGAGTACCGGCGAGCGTTGGACAAATACTTGGAGATACGCGACAGAGACAATCTGGACTCACGCGTGGCTGACAATATCGCGTTGGACATCGCtgtttgctatttttatttgggtATTTATTGTAACTCAATATCTTacttagttaattatttatgattttaattttgtgagGGTCaatgatgaaaataataacgatAAAGGGAGACGAAAGTTCAAGAAGAAATACCCACTTTTTTACCGTAGGTAAGTTAAGGTAACTGCAtaataagaaatgaaatttgattttatactaattatagatattattgtgttacattttatattttttaattaataatttcaggtATGTATAAAGAGTCTCAAGAAACTGTAAAAGAAGCGCCGAATTGTGCTTTGAAGGTAAATATATCTCACATTACTTACacataacattacattaaaagtaCCCAACAATATATAGGGAATGGTTTCAGAACCGTCTTGAATTCCACTTGGCCCATAAACTAGGAGATGAGGAGGCTCTCATGCGGGCGCATGCTACTTTACGTGATGTACCTGAGGACCAGCTTAGCCTGGCCTCTGTCCATTACCTGCGTGCGCACTACCAGGAGGCCATCGATGTTTATAAGAAACTGCTTTTGGATCGACGGTAtgtgtattttgaaatttcgtttataataaaaatataggttGAATAATATGCGCttatttcagttataaaaGATACGAAAAAGACAATATGGAGTGGATCAAGATCCTTCCCCAAATTTCTTGGTAATTTTGCTTAAAGTAATGTATATACTTggtaattttcattcatattataagtttttttgtttgtttgtgttgttttgtttgtgtttgtttgtttattagtaattaaCATTCTTATATTTGTAGGTGgtattttcaaattgattaGTACCAGATAGCATTCTAGTGTTCAAGTACGTGAAATTAGTTGTCCATTTCATATGCATTTTaagttcattcattcattaaatatcatctaatattaaataattagataattttaaataataatttatcatcattatttaaaattatcagttATTGACTGAGAACCTAATTGTTATGTAGGTTTTTTCGGTTTGTTAAAACTGGTTCAAATGTCAAAACTTATATGATATGCAtgtaatctatttataaaacttttaaattctGCAGTACTTACATGGCGTTAAACGTTTACGTGGCGTTATGTTATTACAAGTTGGACTACTACGATGTGTCTCAAGAGGTTCTAGGAGTCTACCTGACGCAGCATCCCACTTCCACTATCGCTTCGAATCTGAAAGCTTGCAACTTATTCAGGTTATACTATTTTTGGTACCTTTGATTACATGTGCTTTAATCTGGCTTCACATTCGTGACAcccttaaaattttgtatgaatagcCATAGCGTACCTACAAGCCATGGCCCTATAAATTAATTCGCTTACTAAACTCATTCCGTTTAGTAATTTCGTGATTAAAAATCAgacttatacaatattattattgagcataatattagtgagttgacaaatttttaattattacaattaaatagaaatttgcAGGTTATACAATGGAAAGTCTGCTGAAGCCGAGCTGAAGCAAATATCGTCAGATCAACACACCTTTGGACAAGACCTCGTTAAGCATAATTTAGTTGTATTTAGGAATGGTGAAGGTGCTCTCAAGGTACAAAAgtggaaatttataataattttatttattttataaggttATACTTACGAGTATGCCAGTTTAAATGTAGAACTGTGTTGACTGTAGAAACAAAGAGTTTGTGGgctatacattaaaaacagaaacacaaattttcgcattattataaatgcgtaataACTGTAGCTGGCGGTTTCACTCGCATATATAGCTTAACTAATACAGATCCTTTCATTGTTTCCATGCCCGAGACACCTACATATCACAATCCATCAATCCGCGATCACGATTCACACTTACAATGTTGATATTCGATGACAATGGGCAATGGGAATGATCGTTCCAAACCCCGTCAGATTCTCCCCGAGCTAGTGGACGTGGTGCCGGAAGCTCGTCTGAACCTGGCGGGCTACCGGCTGCGGCACCGCGAACCGCTGGAGGCGCGCGCGCTGCTCGAGCCGCTGCAACCCTCCTCGCCGCTGCACTACATACTGCGCGGCGTTGTTGCCGTGCGGCTCTATAATGAGACTGGCGATGTTAGTATGTAGGCAATGTAACTTGATGTGCCTTCTTCTTTGTAGATCTGCGCAGTATGGTAACTCTAGAAATCATGAAGGCGAGGTGGCAGTAATCTTGGTTACAGggaatttaatatatcatgTACTCAACGAAATATAATGACCTACGTCGATAATATCGACCTATATTGTCATTTTCATACCGCTATactgcatattatttaattcctcCTTGATCAATTGTTATGTTGttaacaaacaattaacaacCCAGGAGGAGCAAATGAAGTTAGCGCAACAAAGTTTCCACATAGTGGGCAGCTCGGTCTCTGAGTGCGACACGATCCCGGGCCGCCAGTGCATGGCCTCCTCCTACTTCCTTGCGGGACAGTTTGAGGAGGTGCTGGTGTACCTCAACTCCATCAAGAGCTTTTTCGTCAATGACGATACTTTCAACTTTAACTATGCTCAGGTAATATTGGATGTTCAATTGCTACTTGATTGATACtttgatttcataattaagctatatttaaaaagttcaatgttatacaataaaatgtgaaGATTTACTTTATTCATACGgatcaaattgtatttttttttttacgtctttcataactttttgtgattgtattataaattaacattaatgtaGAGGTCTCTATATAGGCAAAAGTGGGAACAGGATTTTACCGTGAGGCGGAAGAATGTTTGCTTCAAATTCAGGACGAGAACATTCGCAGCTCGTTCACATACCTGGCCTGCCTTTGTCGCTGTCACGTTATGAATAAGGAGGCGCACCTGGCTTGGGAGATTTGTCTTAAGGTATCCAACTGCCTTAATTTATgcgatatttaataatgaccATAATCCATAGATATCCGTCAAAATTTCACCTTAAAACCAAATTAATATctatgttttcttttgtatttatgacagttatatacaaattaatataattccaGTCAGCAGGCACACCGGACAGTTTCGCGTTGTTGCAGCTGGTGGCGAACGACAGCTACAGGATGGGACAGTTTCTCGTGGCAGCTAAAGCATTTCACATGCTTGACAGGTAATAATGCAACGCTCTTCGATGCTTTATCTTATTTGCTTTTTTGAACTGacgtcccaaaaacgaaggaggatTTCAATTCTACTGATTGACGTCATCCTTTTTGTATTTGGGGATGTTGATGaactttttgtagaaaagtaTTATTTCGTTAATTCTAACTGAACATACTAACAAATAGCAATTTATTCACATTATCTACTACTCTGTGTATTCCTTAGAATAtctttaagtataattattaatatactgtACTGATATTATTCGTAACTGGATAATGTTTTCCATATCAGTATAACACGGTGTGCTTCCACCAGACTGGACTATGTGAATTGGTTATATTCTGAATATGTTaaagctattattatatagtattaatatatttagcaACAAAAGATTCGAAATGGGTTATGATATATGTATTGGAATATGCGCCAATATTCTGCCACCAGATTGGACGGTGGTCCAGAAATGTGGGAGGGGTTGCGCGGAGCGGTGTGCGGGTGCGCGCAGGCGGCGGCCGCTGACCGCGCCAACGCGGCGGCCGACCTGCGCGATGCGCTCGCGCTCCTGCGCGGCCCGCGCGCACACCCGCGCGCCGATCATATCGCACGACCTATCGCAAAATGGGCGCAGATGAATAGGATAGCTGTTTAATTCGATAGGAGGTGCAGATCTTGGTGATTGTGAAATTTTCGAcgacaaaatattcaatacataGTCAATACAAAAAGGGCTTGATATATGAGATATGTATATGTTGAAGAAAataggataaataaaataaagggtccgctaatttataaagattagCCTAGAGTCTTTCAtgttatgtaatgtaaaagATTGcttgcaaatataaattaaaaacataaagtcTCTTATTTGCTTATGtagaaacttttttattacttacacTGTCTACTACCATggatatcataatatatatcttggaaagacaataaaataaccgGCACAGTTTAAGATTAGCGACATATTCGCAAATTTACCTCACTGAATCATTGTGTCATCATgttcatgaaataattattaatattctgaTTTCTGATCATTTAAAACGTCAACgcctttttaaataacttgaCGTCATCCTTATCTGCTCCTTTTTCTTGCAGTAGATCAACAATCGCGATAATATtgtcaatgtttttaaaatattgaacatttttaaacaggGACACGTGGACACTTTAGTAAATAAGTACATACTTTTTTCTCCTGGAAACCTCATAGAAGAGGTAGTAGGAactatcttatataataaagtaaactaTGTAAGAGTGGAAGTAAAAGGGGAATTGAAACTGTCCATATATTCTCATTAGCTTATTTAGCGCCTTGGGCCGGAAACAGCACGTCCTTACATATCGGTAGCTGGGGAAAATCTTGTGACATGTTTCTCCTAAATGATTGAATTCCGACGGCGGTTTCCGATTGATACGTGTTTTCTTGCCGTGCATTgctcaatgaaatttgttctCTCTCTACACTGCGTGACAAGCTTATGAGTAAATATTGGTTTCATTAAGAAATTGTAATACGagaacattgttttaatagaaaaacattttttcttttacgtgtttaaaatatattttaatttatataccaaatttaataatacattaaaatttttagcttaataaaaatgaatttccaTAATATGTTACTAAGTGTAAAACTAGAGAACGGCGCAACGTAACAAAAACTTACCACGAGTGAAGCCTGAGCGAAGcgatagtaaataaataaatgaattagttCTAAATTGAAACGTTTGTATGAGAAcccattttttataagaaggCACTCAATAGAACCTTAAAACAtcgtttaaaatgaaatatagattGACtggcttaaataataatcaaacaatTCTAAGTCAATTTCAATACTATGGACATTTAGTAATTTggtatcatttattattaatattttcggCGTGAACACAGCATAGCGCGTAGTGGATAATTGCGCTACGTGTGAGTAAACGTTTTAGATTAGATCAAATTAGCTTGTTCATACCAAATATGAAATTGGGTTGCattcatttacaatttatgagGGTGTTCGCGAACTTGCTACATATAAATAGCGTTAGCAAATACGGCAACAGAACTAAATTAATgccgttttattttttatccacATATCCATATCATCGGACTTTTTATCGTTATCGaactttaaataacattatttgcaTTCTATTTCATTCTGTATAAggatatatcttttaaatagttaatttattttaattgggcCTAAAAATCCGgtgatgaaaatttttaagtagGTTCTTACGTAGATAGAAAGTAGGTTAAAAGTAGATACCTACACCTATATTCTTTCTCTTAtttcgattgtattttaattttttttaataaatatctacaataaaattgtttccatTTATAAAGTGTTCTCGAATCCATTTTCGGAAAGAAGTAAGTATAAAGTGCAATAAGCTTCTTAAAAGTgggacaaataaaataaggtaTATAATTGGCgcaaataattgcattttatttatcaactatacattatatttacatgtaaGTGATACAGCGCGTCAAGATCAAGTCCGTGGCAACAGTCAAGAAGTAgtacgaaataaattaacataggACGGTTCCATTCGGCGCACTCGTGAGGTCATCGACCCTACTCTATTGATGACTGGAGGAACTCTAACAAACTAAACaaacgttaataaaaataaataaaaataagttatacatAAGACGCGCCTATTCTGCATTACAGAAAATTACACTGATTTCTTATAATACTGTAACAATCCTTTTCATGCGAGAATTCAAGCTAATGAAAAAGAACAAAGCTTCCATCGTCGCTTGCTTCCGTTGATCCCTCGGGGGGAGGGAGTGCCGCGGGTGGGCCTTACATTGCCTTCTATGCCAAAACCGTAGGGAGAAGAGAAGCTTTGGTCAGTTGTTCCTCCAATCAACGATACAGCGAGCTAGCTTGTGA is from Zerene cesonia ecotype Mississippi chromosome 15, Zerene_cesonia_1.1, whole genome shotgun sequence and encodes:
- the LOC119832437 gene encoding intraflagellar transport protein 56 — its product is MATIVYSFKLYLQHSFFNNPQILSRAKPASDGKMGRSDSAKKQFPELEDFLMKRDYSGAITMLEFLAHEGNTEVWVPVWIAWCRFHLGEYRRALDKYLEIRDRDNLDSRVADNIALDIAVCYFYLGMYKESQETVKEAPNCALKNRLEFHLAHKLGDEEALMRAHATLRDVPEDQLSLASVHYLRAHYQEAIDVYKKLLLDRRTYMALNVYVALCYYKLDYYDVSQEVLGVYLTQHPTSTIASNLKACNLFRLYNGKSAEAELKQISSDQHTFGQDLVKHNLVVFRNGEGALKILPELVDVVPEARLNLAGYRLRHREPLEARALLEPLQPSSPLHYILRGVVAVRLYNETGDEEQMKLAQQSFHIVGSSVSECDTIPGRQCMASSYFLAGQFEEVLVYLNSIKSFFVNDDTFNFNYAQAKVGTGFYREAEECLLQIQDENIRSSFTYLACLCRCHVMNKEAHLAWEICLKSAGTPDSFALLQLVANDSYRMGQFLVAAKAFHMLDRLDGGPEMWEGLRGAVCGCAQAAAADRANAAADLRDALALLRGPRAHPRADHIARPIAKWAQMNRIAV